From Ananas comosus cultivar F153 linkage group 8, ASM154086v1, whole genome shotgun sequence, one genomic window encodes:
- the LOC109713717 gene encoding cyclin-dependent kinase inhibitor 5-like isoform X1 produces MGKYMRKAKLSGEVALMEVSAHQTPLGVRTRSRTLALQRLQKPSSSSSPSSPSRFPDPSLAYLELRSRRLEKPPPPRPKEEPKERGGAKPAAPKPVGRGVRSANSGSAGSSSVARLAASAAAAAAEEEEEEEEEEEEEVEASFGENVLDVEARDSFHCLRQGHYLLVMSPIRVPWMTHARPCGSLSCICDFSRDVRESTPCSLIRDSDAIGTPSSTTRPTNSSASNRRERNLLHRAFPTALEMEEFFADAERLQQQIFMEKYNFDPINDYPLPGRYEWVKLDY; encoded by the exons ATGGGGAAGTACATGCGCAAGGCGAAGCTCTCCGGGGAGGTCGCGCTCATGGAGGTCTCCGCCCACCAAACCCCGCTCGGCGTCCGCACGCGGAGCCGCACCCTCGCTCTCCAGCgccttcaaaaaccctcctcctcttcctcccctTCCTCCCCTTCCCGTTTCCCTGATCCCTCCCTTGCCTACCTCGAGCTCCGGAGCCGCCGCCTCGAGAagcccccgccgccgcggcccaaGGAGGAGCCCAAGGAGCGGGGCGGGGCCAAACCCGCGGCGCCCAAACCGGTCGGGCGCGGCGTAAGGAGCGCCAATTCAGGCTCGGCCGGGTCGAGCTCGGTCGCGAGGCTCGccgcctcggcggcggcggcggcggcggaggaggaggaggaggaggaggaggaggaagaggaggaggttgAGGCGTCGTTCGGCGAGAACGTTCTAGACGTGGAAGCTAGGGACAG tttCCACTGCTTGAGGCAGGGCCACTATTTACTTGTTATGAGTCCTATCAGGGTTCCTTGGATGACCCATGCAAGACCATGTGGGTCTTTAAGTTGCATATGTGACTTCTCAAG GGATGTGAGGGAGTCAACACCTTGTAGTTTGATAAGGGATTCGGATGCAATAGGAACTCCCAGCTCTACAACGAGACCGACGAACTCGAGTGCTTCAAACCGCCGAGAGCGGAATTTGCTGCATCGAGCTTTCCCGACTGCCCTTGAGATGGAAGAGTTTTTTGCTGATGCGGAGAGGCTCCAACAGCAAATATTTATGGAGAA GTACAACTTTGATCCGATAAACGACTACCCGCTCCCGGGGAGGTATGAATGGGTGAAGCTGGATTACTAG
- the LOC109713717 gene encoding cyclin-dependent kinase inhibitor 5-like isoform X3, with protein sequence MGKYMRKAKLSGEVALMEVSAHQTPLGVRTRSRTLALQRLQKPSSSSSPSSPSRFPDPSLAYLELRSRRLEKPPPPRPKEEPKERGGAKPAAPKPVGRGVRSANSGSAGSSSVARLAASAAAAAAEEEEEEEEEEEEEVEASFGENVLDVEARDRDVRESTPCSLIRDSDAIGTPSSTTRPTNSSASNRRERNLLHRAFPTALEMEEFFADAERLQQQIFMEKYNFDPINDYPLPGRYEWVKLDY encoded by the exons ATGGGGAAGTACATGCGCAAGGCGAAGCTCTCCGGGGAGGTCGCGCTCATGGAGGTCTCCGCCCACCAAACCCCGCTCGGCGTCCGCACGCGGAGCCGCACCCTCGCTCTCCAGCgccttcaaaaaccctcctcctcttcctcccctTCCTCCCCTTCCCGTTTCCCTGATCCCTCCCTTGCCTACCTCGAGCTCCGGAGCCGCCGCCTCGAGAagcccccgccgccgcggcccaaGGAGGAGCCCAAGGAGCGGGGCGGGGCCAAACCCGCGGCGCCCAAACCGGTCGGGCGCGGCGTAAGGAGCGCCAATTCAGGCTCGGCCGGGTCGAGCTCGGTCGCGAGGCTCGccgcctcggcggcggcggcggcggcggaggaggaggaggaggaggaggaggaggaagaggaggaggttgAGGCGTCGTTCGGCGAGAACGTTCTAGACGTGGAAGCTAGGGACAG GGATGTGAGGGAGTCAACACCTTGTAGTTTGATAAGGGATTCGGATGCAATAGGAACTCCCAGCTCTACAACGAGACCGACGAACTCGAGTGCTTCAAACCGCCGAGAGCGGAATTTGCTGCATCGAGCTTTCCCGACTGCCCTTGAGATGGAAGAGTTTTTTGCTGATGCGGAGAGGCTCCAACAGCAAATATTTATGGAGAA GTACAACTTTGATCCGATAAACGACTACCCGCTCCCGGGGAGGTATGAATGGGTGAAGCTGGATTACTAG
- the LOC109713717 gene encoding cyclin-dependent kinase inhibitor 5-like isoform X2 → MGKYMRKAKLSGEVALMEVSAHQTPLGVRTRSRTLALQRLQKPSSSSSPSSPSRFPDPSLAYLELRSRRLEKPPPPRPKEEPKERGGAKPAAPKPVGRGVRSANSGSAGSSSVARLAASAAAAAAEEEEEEEEEEEEEVEASFGENVLDVEARDSFHCLRQGHYLLVMSPIRVPWMTHARPCGSLSCICDFSRDVRESTPCSLIRDSDAIGTPSSTTRPTNSSASNRRERNLLHRAFPTALEMEEFFADAERLQQQIFMENLVELYFVGTTLIR, encoded by the exons ATGGGGAAGTACATGCGCAAGGCGAAGCTCTCCGGGGAGGTCGCGCTCATGGAGGTCTCCGCCCACCAAACCCCGCTCGGCGTCCGCACGCGGAGCCGCACCCTCGCTCTCCAGCgccttcaaaaaccctcctcctcttcctcccctTCCTCCCCTTCCCGTTTCCCTGATCCCTCCCTTGCCTACCTCGAGCTCCGGAGCCGCCGCCTCGAGAagcccccgccgccgcggcccaaGGAGGAGCCCAAGGAGCGGGGCGGGGCCAAACCCGCGGCGCCCAAACCGGTCGGGCGCGGCGTAAGGAGCGCCAATTCAGGCTCGGCCGGGTCGAGCTCGGTCGCGAGGCTCGccgcctcggcggcggcggcggcggcggaggaggaggaggaggaggaggaggaggaagaggaggaggttgAGGCGTCGTTCGGCGAGAACGTTCTAGACGTGGAAGCTAGGGACAG tttCCACTGCTTGAGGCAGGGCCACTATTTACTTGTTATGAGTCCTATCAGGGTTCCTTGGATGACCCATGCAAGACCATGTGGGTCTTTAAGTTGCATATGTGACTTCTCAAG GGATGTGAGGGAGTCAACACCTTGTAGTTTGATAAGGGATTCGGATGCAATAGGAACTCCCAGCTCTACAACGAGACCGACGAACTCGAGTGCTTCAAACCGCCGAGAGCGGAATTTGCTGCATCGAGCTTTCCCGACTGCCCTTGAGATGGAAGAGTTTTTTGCTGATGCGGAGAGGCTCCAACAGCAAATATTTATGGAGAA TTTGGTGGAATTATATTTTGTAGGTACAACTTTGATCCGATAA